GCCTGCACGTCGTCGCCACGCTCGTGGAGAACTTCGGTGGGGAGATTCGCGTCGAGGACAACGAGCCTCGTGGCTCGGTGTTCGTCGTCGAGTTGCCCCGCGTTTGAGCGGACACGAACGCGTTTGTAAGCGGACTGGGCCGTTGGCGAACAGATGTCGGTCACGGTCGAATCGTATCGCGACGGCGCGAGCCCCAACGTCGCTATCGTCTCCGAACCGTTCGGCGGCCGCGAGGCGCTCGTCGAGGACGTCACCGACGCCAGGAGTGCACGTTCGAGTCATAGTGATTCCTGTAGCGATTTACCGCTACAGGAATCACTATCAGCCCTCGAATTCGCGGTGGACCGCCAGCCCCTCGGATTCGAGCACGTCGCCGACCACGGGAATCTGGACTCCGAAACTGTCGAAGATAGCTTCGCAGGGCAGGCCCGTCTCGCCACCGACGGTGGCCTCGACGGCCGCTCCCGAGACGCTGTAGACGACTCCACCCAGGTCGGCGTAGACGATCCCGCTCGCGCACATCGGACACGGCTCGGTGCTGGTGTACATCACTGTCCGGGCACGCTCGGCCGCAGTCATCTCGCGTGCGGCCTCTCGCGCGAGCGTCAACTCCGGGTGGAGCGCGAGGTCGTCGTCGGTGTGTTCACGATTCTGGGCCTCGGCCACGATTTCGCCGTCTCGGACCAGGATCGTGCCGT
The Halapricum salinum genome window above contains:
- a CDS encoding nucleoside deaminase translates to MDLATFDHEPFVERAIELAREAGARGDGPYGTILVRDGEIVAEAQNREHTDDDLALHPELTLAREAAREMTAAERARTVMYTSTEPCPMCASGIVYADLGGVVYSVSGAAVEATVGGETGLPCEAIFDSFGVQIPVVGDVLESEGLAVHREFEG